The following DNA comes from Allobranchiibius huperziae.
GCGAAGTCTCTGAAGATGGAGTGCCGGAGACACGATTCGTGGGGCGGGCGCTGCGAGATCAGGACCGGGTCAGTGAGGCGAACACCACGGTGTTGGATTCGTAGTGGTGAGTGGTGGTGTTGAACCGGCCCCCGCAGGTGATCAATCGCAGGCCGGCGTAGTCGATGGGGCCGTACACGGCCTGGGAGGGAAACTGATCTTTGAGGTAGCTATCGACTGCATCGACGCGGAAGTACGCCAGGCTTCCATCGGCGCGGGTGACCTCTATTCTCTGGCCCGGGCGCAGAGCACCCAGTTTGTAGAACACCCCGGGGCCGGAGGTGGAGTCGACGTGGCCGAGAATCACAGCCGGGCCGAGCGCACCGGGTGTCGGTCCGAGGCGGTACCACGCCGCCTCGGCTGCGGTGGTGGGAACTTCGATCGTCTGGTTTGTGTTCAGCCCCACCGTCAGCAGGTGGGACTTGATGCCGACCGAGGGCACGCGTATCGACACCGGTGCCGAAGCGCTCAGATGGAAGGCCGATGGTGCGGCTGCCGAGGTGGCCGGCTTCTTGCCCGCCGCCTTCGTGGCAGGAGCAGCGGGGATCGTCACGGCCTGCTGGACCGGGCTCGCCATGGCTGCAGGAATGGTGCCTAGGTCGCCGGCAGCAGGCGGGGCTGGAGACATCGTCAGGTAGCGACCGATCAGGCCGACGGCAATCACGGCCAGCATCACGCTCAACACCAACGGGACATGCCGTTGCGCGCGTCGTCCTCGAGGTTCCTGGACCGTCCACAACGGGTGGCATCCAGCGACGCGCCTCGTCCGCCCGTTCCGTCGTCCTACGGGTTCCTGGAACAACGGGTGGCATCCGGCGACACGCTTCATGTACTCAACTCTTCTTCGCGAACCGCCCTGACACGTCCGCGGACGTGTCTCGAACGGTCAAACCCGGCCGGTTACTGAATCTCGTGCATCAACAACGCATTCCGGTGCTTCGCATCTGTCGCACCGGTACGCGCAACATCCCTATCGTACGTCGGCGAGGCGGTCCGCCACCCGTGCTCGGAAAGCGCCCTGCAGATCGACTCGACACCCCACCGGGCTCACACCTGTGGCGTAGGTAACGACGGAGCCCACGATCAGCCCGTGGCTGGTCGAGCTTGGCGGCGAGGAAAGCCGATACCGCTCAAAGCTCTCGTCGGCCCTCACGAAGTCAGCGTTCTCCCGCCGCAACCGGCGTACTTCCTGCGTTTTCCGCCGTCGTGGTCCCGTCCCGAGCGCCGGCACCGGTCTGCGCCTGACGCACCCACGTGCGCTGCATTTCTGCGGCAGTGACCCCGAGCAACGGCGCGATGCGCTGCATGACCGCCCACTGCGACTCGCTCGATAGTCGTCCCGCGACCGTCTGGACCGCTCGAACCGTCAACCCGGCCGAACACCGCCTCGAGGTGCCCCTGGATCGTGGTTGGCACCAGGCGGATATCGACGATCGCTGGTCGGGGTTGAAATTGGGACCGGGCCGAAGGCATGTGCTCGCCGGCGCGGGTCGCGGCGCGCCTGGATCGGCACCGGCCGGTCGTGCCGCGAGACCGCCCGCACACCGCCCAACGTACGAGGGCGTGTCCGCCCAGGCTGCTCCCCCCGCGATGCGGGCCGTGGGCACCTCTGGGCGGCTGTCGATGACCAGGCAAAGCCCCGCGTCCGCCCCACCCGCAGAGCGTGTCTTCTCCAGATTTACGGAGCGACAACCTCGGTTGTATCCAAACGGCGCGCAGCGACGTAGCGTGTCTAGCAGAGCGACGGCAAGTGCTGCACAAGGGGTTTTGGGGTTGAATCTCGACCCGTTCGATCCGGCTCTCGGGTGTGCCCCGCTC
Coding sequences within:
- a CDS encoding class F sortase — its product is MLAVIAVGLIGRYLTMSPAPPAAGDLGTIPAAMASPVQQAVTIPAAPATKAAGKKPATSAAAPSAFHLSASAPVSIRVPSVGIKSHLLTVGLNTNQTIEVPTTAAEAAWYRLGPTPGALGPAVILGHVDSTSGPGVFYKLGALRPGQRIEVTRADGSLAYFRVDAVDSYLKDQFPSQAVYGPIDYAGLRLITCGGRFNTTTHHYESNTVVFASLTRS